A stretch of Jatrophihabitans sp. DNA encodes these proteins:
- a CDS encoding DUF1015 domain-containing protein: MTDPLATGRGLSLAPFRATRFCADADTLGRQLSPPYDVISGADRAALVQASPTNVVRLILPEQDEARFGDGDRYAGAKAVLQDWLSRGVLAVDDEAALFVYEMSTPDSVTRGLLGAVELRDPEDGVILPHENTMAGPVSDRLALMSATEANLEPIYLVYDGGGAASELVASVSDLDPTSTANTPDGVGHRLWAITDPAAHAAVAADLAGRRALIADGHHRYATYRQLQADHHGEPGPWDRGLTLLVDTSSYGPQVHPIHRVVALEWNRILELTSAAAEISEPMSVAAAEKSLSQVEGFAVVLAHEDEAVLVSGLSAEIQRQALGAAAGTALGELDITILHRVLVEHVWQLSDTVDNVGYAHSVSEALAEALDTGRTAVLVRPTPVQAVAAVAAAGERMPRKSTLFTPKPASGVVLRRFADQ, from the coding sequence GTGACCGATCCTCTCGCCACCGGCCGTGGCCTGTCCCTTGCCCCGTTTCGCGCGACCCGGTTCTGCGCGGACGCCGACACCCTGGGGCGGCAGCTGTCTCCGCCCTACGACGTCATCTCCGGCGCCGACCGGGCTGCCCTGGTCCAGGCCAGTCCCACCAACGTCGTCCGGTTGATCCTTCCAGAGCAGGACGAAGCCCGGTTCGGCGACGGGGACCGGTACGCCGGCGCCAAGGCCGTCCTGCAGGACTGGCTGAGCCGGGGAGTGCTTGCTGTCGATGACGAGGCCGCCCTGTTCGTCTATGAGATGAGCACGCCCGACTCGGTGACCCGAGGCCTGCTCGGGGCGGTCGAACTCCGCGACCCGGAGGACGGGGTGATCCTGCCGCATGAGAACACGATGGCCGGACCGGTGTCAGACCGCTTGGCGCTGATGAGCGCCACCGAGGCGAACCTGGAGCCGATCTACCTGGTGTACGACGGCGGCGGGGCGGCCTCTGAACTGGTGGCTTCGGTCAGCGACCTGGATCCGACGAGCACGGCGAACACCCCGGACGGGGTTGGGCACCGGCTGTGGGCGATCACCGACCCGGCCGCGCACGCCGCGGTGGCAGCCGACCTCGCCGGCCGCCGGGCGTTGATCGCCGATGGCCACCACCGTTACGCCACCTACCGGCAGTTGCAGGCCGATCACCATGGCGAGCCCGGCCCCTGGGATCGGGGTCTGACGCTGCTCGTCGACACCTCCTCCTACGGCCCGCAGGTCCATCCGATTCACCGGGTGGTGGCACTGGAGTGGAACCGGATCCTTGAGCTGACCAGCGCCGCCGCCGAAATCAGTGAGCCGATGTCAGTCGCGGCGGCGGAGAAGTCGCTGAGCCAGGTTGAGGGCTTCGCGGTCGTCCTGGCCCACGAGGACGAAGCCGTCCTCGTGTCAGGCCTGTCGGCGGAGATCCAGCGACAGGCCCTTGGGGCCGCTGCTGGCACCGCACTCGGAGAACTTGACATAACGATATTGCACCGCGTGCTGGTAGAGCACGTGTGGCAGTTGAGCGACACGGTGGACAACGTCGGTTACGCGCACAGCGTCAGCGAGGCTTTGGCCGAGGCGCTGGACACCGGGCGAACCGCGGTGCTGGTGCGGCCCACGCCGGTT
- a CDS encoding HAD-IIA family hydrolase: protein MIGSQQPLSRRYDVALLDLDGVVYLGEQPVAGAAQALASARQAGMRLAFVTNNASRTPDQVAELLQRVGVPAAAEEVVTSAQAAAHYLADRLPAGAPVLVLGTTGLIDALTERGLKPVFSAEHDPVAVVQGFFSGTDWLALAEGAVAINRGVPWLATNLDATVPSPRGPLPGNGSLVAALRHATGRTPAATGKPDPTMHAESVERSNARSPIVVGDRLDTDIEGARRASCDSLLVLSGVTDAAQLLAAPALHRPDYLGHDVSALLRGHPEVAETERLVSCGSARVQLRGAELVLSGGDSGGEGDGDGLDGLRALAVAGWRLLDADLTVRAVNGADAASTRLIEQFGLGHAAR, encoded by the coding sequence ATGATCGGCTCACAACAGCCGCTGTCCCGCCGCTACGACGTGGCCCTGTTGGACCTCGACGGAGTGGTGTACCTCGGCGAGCAACCGGTGGCCGGGGCTGCCCAGGCGCTGGCCTCGGCCCGGCAAGCCGGCATGCGGCTGGCCTTCGTGACCAACAACGCCTCCCGCACCCCCGATCAGGTCGCCGAGTTGCTCCAGCGGGTCGGGGTGCCGGCCGCCGCCGAGGAGGTGGTCACCTCCGCCCAGGCCGCCGCGCACTACCTGGCAGACCGGCTGCCGGCCGGCGCCCCGGTGCTGGTGCTGGGCACCACCGGTCTGATCGACGCCCTCACCGAGCGGGGGCTCAAGCCGGTGTTCTCGGCCGAGCACGACCCGGTCGCCGTCGTGCAGGGCTTCTTTTCGGGCACGGACTGGTTGGCGCTGGCCGAGGGCGCGGTGGCGATCAACCGGGGAGTGCCTTGGCTGGCCACCAACCTCGACGCCACCGTGCCGTCTCCACGGGGGCCGTTGCCCGGCAACGGATCACTGGTGGCGGCGCTGCGGCACGCGACCGGCCGAACGCCTGCCGCCACCGGCAAGCCCGACCCGACGATGCACGCCGAGAGCGTCGAGCGCTCCAACGCCCGCAGCCCGATCGTGGTCGGCGACCGGCTCGACACCGACATCGAGGGCGCCCGCCGGGCCAGTTGCGACTCACTGCTGGTGCTCAGCGGTGTCACCGACGCGGCCCAGCTGCTCGCGGCGCCCGCGTTGCACCGGCCGGATTACCTCGGCCACGACGTCTCGGCGCTACTGCGCGGCCATCCCGAGGTGGCTGAGACCGAGCGACTGGTCAGCTGCGGATCGGCAAGAGTCCAGCTCCGCGGTGCCGAGCTGGTGCTGAGCGGCGGTGACTCCGGCGGCGAGGGTGACGGCGACGGGCTGGACGGACTGCGGGCGTTGGCCGTGGCCGGCTGGCGACTGCTCGACGCCGACCTGACCGTTCGCGCGGTCAACGGCGCCGATGCCGCCTCGACTCGGCTGATCGAGCAGTTCGGTCTCGGACACGCGGCCCGCTGA